CTTCGATACCGGCTGCTTCCAAACCGTTGACCGGTTCATAGCGTGTATCGAGCAGGTTGTTCACACGTGCCGTCAGCGTCACATTGTCGGTCAGCTTGTGCGAACCGGCGATGTTGACCACGGTATAAGGCCCCGGATCGAGGAAGAAACCGAAGGAGTCGCGCGGAATGTCGCGGTAGATATCCACCCATTGCACATTGGTCGAGAGGACCGTGCCCGCGACCGGCTCCCAACTGCCGGTGAAGCCGATCAGGTGGCGAGGCCGCCTGGTCATGGTGGTCACGAACGGATCGGCCTTGAAGATCGTCAGCGTGTAGTCGATACGCGCTGTGACTTCAGGCGAGGGCTTGAACTGGATGAAGGTCTCGATGCCCTTCGCATCGAACTTATCGACGTTGACCGCGCTCGAATTTCCTACAAGGTCGAACTCGATGGAAATCGCGTCTTCGACTTCGCTGTCGAACCAGGTGACGCCGGCCAGACCGCGGCCTTCCAGAAAGCCCTGCTCGACGCCGACTTCCCAGGCCTTGCTCTTTTCGGGCTTGAGGTCCGGATTTCCGGTGTACTGCGTGATGGTTCCGAAGAAGGCATTAATTTCCTGTCCGTAACGCTGATAGAGCGACGGCGTCTTGAAGCCTGTGCCGTAGGAGAAGGTCAGGCGCGTGTCGGTTTCAGGATGGTAATAGCCCGGAGCGATCGTGAAGGTGAAGCGGTCCTCCATGTCTTCCGGCATGTCGTAGCGCGTGGAGACGGTGGCAAAGAAACGCTCGCCGAAGGTCATGTGGTCGCTGGCATAAACCGCGAACGCGTCTGTGTCGGCGTCAGATACCGGCGTAACGATGAAGCCGCCGAGATCGCGGATACCGCTCGATGAATATTCGTCCCGCGTGTAGCTCGCGCCCGCCGTCAACAGATGCTGCGGATGAATGTCGAAGGCATTGTCGAAGCGGACCGTAACCGTCTTACCTTTGTAGTCGACGTCGCTCAGATAGATCGAGCCGCCGGGATCGGGCTGGTCGTCGAGAAACGATTTCTGGTTGGTAATGCCGGCGGAGAGTTTCGGCCGCCACTTATTGTCGAAGAAGCTGCCGGAAAGGTCGCCAGCCATGATGAGACGGTTCGAATCATAGGTGCTGTCGAAGTTCTGATAGACCTGAACGAAACCGGCGTCTGAACCGTCATCGTCAATGTCCGTCTCCGACTTCGTGTATTGAATGAAAGCCGAAGCGCTCAGGTTTTCATTGAGCTTCGCGCCGATGCGGCCGGAGACGGAGCCGACTTCATTGCCGTCCTTCTCCTCGCCACGCGCATCGCGCAGCCGGGTGGGTGTCGCATCCGAGCCGTTTGTCGCTTCACGCGAGAGGGAGAGGAAGTAATCGACACCGTCGAGACTTCCGCCCGTCGACGCATGTGTATTGAGCGTTCCGAGCGTGCCGCCTTCGACTCGCAGGCTGGTGACGGGTGCGCCGGCACCCGTCTTCGTGATGATGTTGATGACGCCGCCGATGGCCTGGCTGCCATAGAGCGCGCTTTGCGGACCGCGCACCACCTCAATGCGATCCACATTGTCGAGCGGTATGTTGGCGAGATTGGCGGCGCCGCCCGGAGAAGCCGAGTCGTTGATCGGCAGCCCGTTGATCATGACCAGCGTCTGGTTGGAATTGGCGCCGCGCGTGAAGACGGAGGTCTGCCCGCCGCGGGGGCCGGACGTCGCCACATGGAGGCCCGGAACCGACCGCAGCGCGTCGGTCAGGTCGCGATACTGGAAGGTTTCGATCTCTTCCGCCGTAACGATCGTGAAGGAGCTTGCAACTTCCCGGGTGGGAAGGGGTTCGACACCGGCCGAAATCAGAAGGTCCGGCAGTTCGGTCGTCTCTTCGGCATGTGCGGGCATCGCCGCGAACGCCAAAAGGGTAAGGGCAGCATAGGCCCCCCAGCCTGTCTTTTTCATAAACTAGGTCCTGTCTCTCTGGCGCGGCCGCCCCGGCCGCATGGCGCCGGTGCAGGGAGAGAGACAGAAAAACGGAAGACCCGAATGCGAGAGGCACACAGGGCGCACCGTCCCCCTGGCAGACCCCCGGCCACGGCAGATGACGAACTCGGTGGCAGGTCTCCTGGCTCACGGGTCATCGGCCTCGTTCCGTCTTCCCGGAATGCCCGCCCTCGAAAGGACTTGGGTATCCAGTGACACAGGTGGAACGCGACCTCGCCGCTTACAGTTGCGGGGGCAGCCAGGGCATTGGCGAAGATGCCTCACCCTGTTCCCTCTTGCCTCCATGCACCGCCATGACGGGCGGCACGTGGAACCATCGAGCGGGCGCATCATAGGGCGGGAAAGGGGCGTGTCAAACCGGCGGCAAGCGCGCGGCGACAGGGCCTTTTATGTCGGGGAAATTTCGAATGGTCGGAGTGAGAGGATTCGAACCTCCGACCCCCTCGTCCCGAACGAGGTGCGCTACCAGACTGCGCCACACTCCGTATCCAATTCGAGGCGGCGTTATAGCCCTCAAATCGGGGCCGGGCAAGGGCGAACACTGGCGCTTTTTGCCCTTTCCGCGCGCCTTCGGGGCGGGGCCGGGCCGGTTGCGCGGCGAGAACTATGCCGGTATCTTCCGCCGCATTTCGCGAGGCAGGCCACCCGAAGGCCCCGAGCCCTGCTGGGGCGTAGCCAAGTGGTAAGGCAGCGGATTTTGATTCCGCCATTCGGAGGTTCGAACCCTCCCGCCCCAGCCAATCCCTCCTTCTCTCCGGCACCCTCTTTCCTTGTGCCCGCCGGGCCCCGGGTTAAGATTACCCAACAAGAAAAACCGGGAGGATGCGTCATGGCTCGTGAAGCGAGTGCGTCCGCGCAGGCGGGCGGGGAGGAATTCGACGCGGTGGTGGTCGGCGCGGGGTTTGCCGGCATGTACATGCTGCACCGGCTGCGAGACCTGGGCCTCACCGCGCGCGTTTTCGAGGCGGGTGACGGCGTCGGCGGCACCTGGTACTGGAACCGCTATCCGGGCGCGCGCTGCGATGTCGAAAGCCTCGAATACCAATACGGCTTTTCCGATGAGATCCAGCGCGGCTGGACATGGACCGAGCGTTACGCGGCGCAACCCGAAATTCTGCGCTACCAGAATTATGTCGCCGACAAGCTGGACCTGCGCCGGGACATCCGTTTCGAAACGCGGGTGACCTCTGCGATATACGACGAACGCGCGGGCCTCTGGACCGCTGAAACGGATCGCGGCGACCGCGTCTCGGCGCGCTTCTGTATCATGGCGACAGGCTGTCTCTCGGCCGCGCGGGTGCCCGACTTTCCAGGGCTCGCCGAATATGAGGGTGCCTGGTACCACACAGGCGACTGGCCGCATGACGGCGTCGACTTCACGGGCAAGCGCGTCGGTGTCGTCGGAACGGGTTCATCGGGCATCCAGAGCATTCCGCTCATCGCCGAACAGGCATCGCACCTCACCGTTTTCCAGCGCACGGCGAACTTCACGCTGCCCGCCGGTAACCGCCCGCTGGCGAAGGAAGAGGTGGAAAAATCGAAGGAGACGCTGCTGCAGGACCGTGCCCATGCGCGCACGACCGCCGGCGGCATCATCTGCTTCGAATATAACGAGGCGCTGGCTGCCGACATGACGCCGGAAGACCGCTTCCGCGAACTCGACAGCCGCTGGCACAAAGGCGGCTTCGCCTTTCTCGGCGCCTATGCCGACCTGATGGCGACGCATGAGGCAAACGACATAGCGGCGGACTACGCACGCGCCGAAATGCGCAAGGTCATCAAGGACCCGAAGATCGTCGACATTCTCCTGCCGGACGATCACCCCGTGGGCGTGAAGCGGCTCTGCCTCGACACGCATTATCTGGAAACCTTCAATGAGCCGCATGTCGACATCGTTGATGTCCGCGCCGCGCCGATCGAGCGGATCACGCCGAAGGGGATCGTCAGCGGCGGCAAGGAATATGAACTCGACTGCATCGTCTTCGCGACCGGCTTCGACGCCATGACCGGCGCGCTCAACAGCATCGACATAGCGGGCCGGGGCGGCATCAGGCTGCGCGACAAATGGGCGGCGGGACCGCGCACCTATCTCGGCCTCGGATCGGCCGGCTTCCCGAACCTCTTCTTCATCACCGGCCCGGGAAGCCCCTCGGTGTTGAGCAACATGATCGTTTCAATCGAACAGCATGTGGAGTGGATCGGCGATTGCATCCGCAAGCTGACGGCGGGGAACATCCGGTCGATAGAGCCCCGGCCCGACGCCGAGGATCTCTGGGTGGAGCATGTCAACGAACTGGCAAACGAGACGCTCTATCCGCAGGCGAATTCCTGGTATATGGGCGCGAACATTCCAGGCAAGCCGCGCGTCTTCATGCCTTATACGGGTGGTGTCGGCGTCTATGGCGAGAAGCTCGCCGAAGTGGCCGCCGCCGATTACGAGGGTTTCGCGCTCGGCTCCTGACGCTAGTTCGGCTCGCCGGTCGGCAGGTCGTCGAGGGGGCCAAGCGCTTCCCTGTCGCGCCGGAAGAGCGGCTTCGACTGCATATAGAGCACGAGCAGGCGGGAGAGCGCTTCCAGCGAACTGAGATGCACCCGCTCATAGCCATGCGATGCATCAAGGCCGAAGCAGAGGAGGGCGGTGCGAATGTCGTTCCCTGCTTCAAGCGCCGCCGCCGCATCGCTGCGGTAGTAGCGAAACACATCGCGCGCGTGCTCGATGTCGTGCTGCTCGCAGAGCCCCAGCAGACTTCTCGTCAGATGCCAGTCGAAAGGCCCGGACGAATCCTGCATCGCGACGGTAACGCCGTACTCGCTTGTATACTGACCCGGCGCAACGGTGCCGTTGTCGATAGATACCATTTCCGCGACATCGCCATGCAGCACATGCGATGAGCCGACGCCCACTTCCTCGGAGATGGTGAACAGGAGATGACAGTCGATGGGCAGCGTCACCTCCGATTGCGTGACGGCCTTGGCGGCGGCAAGCATGGAAGCCACACCCGCCTTGTCGTCGAGATGCCGCGAGGTCACGAAGCCGGTGTCGGAGAACTCCGTCTCCGGGTCGATCGAGATCGTGTCGCCGACATGGATGCCGAGCGCACGGGTCTCGGCTTCGCTCCCCGTCCTTGCGTCGATACGCAGCTCCAGGTTGCTCCATGAAGCCGGCTGCGTGTCGATCTCCTCGTTGAACGTGTGGCCGGAAGCCTTGAGCGGCAGGATGCTGCCGCGATAGCGCGCGCCGCCATCTGCATAAATCGTGCAGCGCGCCCCTTCGGCAAAACGCGCGGACCACGTACCGATGGGAACGACCTCAAGGCGGCCATTCGCCCGGTAGCCCTTGACCATTGCGCCAAGCGTATCGAGATGCCCGATAATGGCGCGGTCGGGAGAATGAAGGCCGCCCTCCAGATCCGCGCGGATTGCGCCACGTCTCGTAAGCTCGAAGTTGATGCCGAATTTCTCCAGCTCTTCGCAGACGAGCCCGACGATCATGTCGGTCATGCCGGAGGGGCTCGGCGTTTCCAGCATGCGCTCCATTACGTCGCACATATAGTTGCTATCGATACTGAGGTTCTTCATTCTTCCTCGCGCTTGCGTCACGGTCAGGGCTTGTCGTATCGCGTCTCGGGGAACAGGAAGTCGACGAAGCGTTCTACAGTCGGCGCGGGCCCGTGATTGGCAAGTCCCGGCCGCTCATTCGCTTCGATCACGCGGTAAAAGGGTCTGTTCGGCGCCTCGACCATGAAGTCGAACCCGACGACAGGCATTGAAAGCGTACGCGCCGCGAGGATCGCCGCCTCGCCAAGCGCCGGATGAAGTTGCGGCGTGACATCATGGATGGTGCCGCCGGTATGAAGGTTCGCGGTCTTGCGCACGGCGAGCCGCATGCCCTCGGGCAATATATCGTCGCATGTGTAGCCGGCATCTGCGATGCAGCGTTCCGTTTCCGCGTCGACCGGTATCGAGCCTTCGCCGCCCGTTGCGGCGGCCCGACGGCGGCTCTGCTTCTCGATAAGCGTCGAGATGCTGTGGTGGCCGTCTCCGATTACTTCCGCAGGACGGCGCAAGGCTGCCGCGACGACGGCGCTGTCGATAACGATGATTCGCAAATCCTCGCCCTCGACGAATTCCTCCAGGATGACCTGATCGCATTGCTCGCGTGCGATTTCCACAGCACGCTCGACGGCTTCCATGCTTCGCAGGTCGACGAACACACCGCGCCCCTGCTCGCCGCGCGCGGGCTTGGCGACGATGCGCTTGTGCTTTTCCAGAAAGTCTTGATTGATCTCGCTGCTTCCCGCGAGAACCTGGTCGGGCACGTCGATGCCCGTGCGCTGCAAGAGGCGCCGCGTCAGCGCCTTGTCGTCGCAGCGGCTCATGGCGACGGCGGATGTGAGGTCGCTGAGCGACTCGCGGCAGGAAATGCTGCGCGACCCGAGTGTAAGGGTAAAGAGGCCCGCCTTCTCATCCTCGACATCCACAGCCACACCGCGACGCCGCGCTTCGTCGATGATGACCCGTGCATAGATGTTCAGTTCGTGCCCTGGCGGCGGGCCGATATAGAGAGATTGGTTGATCGCATTGCGCGTCTTGACGCAGAAGACCGGCACACGCTCGAAGCCGAGCTTTTCGTAAAGATGGATTGCGCTTCCATTGTCGTGCATCACCGACAAATCCATGAACCTGCAGCCCTGCCGGCGCAGCAGTTCCGCGAGTTCCGTCGTCAGTGCCGCGCCGACGCCGGGCCACGCGGCCTGAACGTCGACCGCCAGCGCCCAGAGGCTGGAGCCGGCTTCGGGATCCTCGAATGCGCGACGATGATCGACACCCATGACCACGCCGACAACATGTCCCGGCGTGGCGGTGTCTTCTGCCACCAGGACGAGATGCGGACTGTCCGGCGAAAGCTTGTCGAGAAAACCTTTCTCAATCGGCACCATGCCGCGCCCGCTGTAAACCCGATTGATGTCCGGAAGATCCTCCGGCCAAGCGCTCCGAATGGAAAAGCCGAGTGGTGGATCGCGATCCACTTCTTCTTCAAGAGCGAGGCGATAGGTGTGAGAGGGATCGAGGAAAAGAGCTTGCGGCTCCAGCGACAGCATCACATGCGGCTCGCGAACGTAAAAGGCGATGTCGCGCTTGCCCTCGCTCTCGGCCAGCAATGTCTCCGCCAATTCGCGCGGGCCGCTGAAGGTTTGCCCGAAGAGTAGCCGCCCCCAGCCGCAATCGAGCGCCACGCTCGCCCGCGTCAGTTCGCTGCCGGTGCCACCGGCATCCCACTGCCGCAGGGAGAGCGAAGCCGGATCGCGGCTGTTGGTCATCGGGGTCTTCCTTGTCTCGCCCATCGCCATGTGATCAGACCGAATGCGACTGCAGCCACAGCTCCAGAAGGCCGATCTGCCAGAGCTTGGAGCCGCGCAGCGGTGTGATGTGTTCGGATGGATTGGCGAACAGTTCTTCGAGATAACCCTGATTGAAGAGCCCCCGTTGCTTTGCCGCATCGGTGCTCAACGCATCCCGCACCATGGCGAGATAGGGCCCATCCAGATATTTGAGCGCGGGAACCGGAAAGTAGCCCTTCGGCCGGTCGATCACGTCGGCGGGAATAACTTTGCGGGCGACCGTCTTCAGAATGCCCTTGCCGCCATCGGCAAGCTTGTGCTGAGCGGGTATGCGCGCCGCAAGCTCCACAAGTTCATGATCGAGAAAGGGGACGCGCGCCTCAAGTCCCCAAGCCATCGTCATGTTGTCCACACGCTTCACCGGATCGTCGGCGAGCATGATGGTGGTGTCGAGGCGCAATGCCTTGTCCACGGCGTGTTCTGCGCCGAGGCGGGAGAACTGATCTTCGATGAATTCTTCGACGAAATGTCCGTCGTGATATTGCGGCTGGACCGTCCGGCGATATTCGTCGAAATCGCGGTCGAAAAAGGCCGCTGCGTAATCGCTTGCCGGCGCGTCTGAATTGGCGAGCTTCGGGTACCAGTGATAGCCGGCAAAAACCTCGTCGGCGCCCTGGCCGCTCTGTACGACCTTCACATGCTTTGCGACTTCCTGCGACAGCAGAAAGAAGCCGACATTGTCATACGACACCATGGGCTCCGACATCGAGCCGATGGTGCGGGGGAGCGCATCGAGCAGCTCGCTTGACGGTACGAAAATCTTGTGATGCTCCGTACCGAAGTGCTTCGCGACAATGTCGGAATATTTGAACTCGTCGCCGAGCTCTCCATTCGCGGCTTCAAAGCCGATAGAGAATGTATTGAGCGATTGCTGACCGGCCTCGGCAAGAAGGCCGACAATCAAGCTTGAATCGACACCACCCGAAAGCAGAACCCCGACAGGTACGTCGGCAATCATTCGCCGGTCGACGGCGGCGATAAGCGATGCGTGCAGCATTTCCGCCCAATCGCCTTCACTGCGCATTGCGTCTTCCCGGGAGCGCTCATAGCCGAGTGACCAGTAGACGGTATCCCGGCGGCTGCCATCTGCCTCGAATATGGCGACGGTCGCCGGCGGCAGCTTGCGGATGCCTTTCAGCATTGTCAGCGGTGGCGGCACGACGGCGTGCCATGTCATGTAAGCCTGAAGTGCTTGCGGATCGATCGACGTGTCGACATCGCCCGCCGCCAATATGGCGGGAAGCGTCGAGGCAAAGCGCAGCCGTTTGCCGCTGAGGGAGAGATAAAGCGGCTTGATGCCGAGCCTGTCGCGCGCCAGCGCGGTGCGGCCGCTGTCACGTTCGTGCACGGCGAAGGCGAACATGCCGTTCATATGCGTGGGCGCATCGGCGCGCCAAGCGTGCCATGCCTTCAGCACGACTTCCGTGTCGCTTGCCGAATGAAAGCTGTAGCCCTTCGCTTCGAGCTTCTCGCGCAATTCACGATAATTGTAGATGCAGCCATTGAACACGAGGGTTAGCCCAAGCGCCGGATCCGTCATTGGCTGGCTGCCGCGTTCGCTGAGATCGATGATCTTCAACCGGCGGTGTCCCATTGCCACATTGCCACTCGCGGCAAGGCCGCTTCCGTCTGGCCCTCTCGGTGCGAGGACGTCGCACATGGTCATTACCGCACGGGCATCCGCCTGCACGCCGTCGAATCTTATTTCGCCGCTGAAGCCACACATAAGCTGCTGTTATCAATCCTTGTTGGGAAAACATGCGCGCATGCACATTGAAAATAACGCGCGGCAAGCCGCGAAGTTCCATTATTTGAATGTCGCCTTCCACAGCGCAGCGAACGCTGTGCGCGGGAAGAAAGGGGGCAAAGCGAAAAATCAGATGTTCTTGCTCGTGCCGGCCACGTCCTGAACTTGAAGCTCATAAAGCGTTTTGTAAAGACCGCCTATGGCAATCAGTTCATCGTGGCTGCCGATTTCGCGCACTTCGCCACCGGCGAGCACGACGATGCGGTCTGCTTCACGAATCGTCTGAAGTCGATGCGCGATGATGATCGAGGTGCGCCCCTGCGTGACTTTGGAAAGTGCATCCTGGATGACGAGTTCGGTTTCCGTATCGATGCTCGCGGTTGCTTCGTCGAGAACGAGCACTTCGGGGTTCATCGCCAGCACGCGCGCAAATGCGAGAAGCTGCCGCTGGCCATGGCTGAGATTGCGCCCGCGCTCCGTCAACATCGTGTCGTAGCCTTGCGGCAAGGTGCGGATGAAAGGATCCGCATGCACGAGCCGCGCCGCCTCGCGGGCCATCTCGCGCGTGATCGCAGGGTTTCCAAGCGCGATATTGTCGTAGACCGTGCCGGAGAAAATATGAAAATCCTGCAGCACGACGCCGACCCGTTGCCGGATTTCGGACGGCATCACATCCATGATGTCGATGCCGTCGATCAGGATGGAGTTTGCCGGCACATCGTAAAAGCGGCAGAGCAGGCGGATGAGGCTCGTCTTGCCGGAACCTGTCGGTCCTACGATGGCGATGCGCTCGCCCGGCTTGATGTCGAAGCTGACATCTTTCAGGATCGTCGTGCCTGGCGTGTAGCCGAAGGTCAGATGGTTGAACGTCACCTGGCCTTTCAGGTCTTTCGGCAGCGGCTTCGGCTCTTCCGGCTCCTTCAATGCCTCGTCCCAGTCGAGAGCCTGGAATATCCGCTCGCAACTCGCCATGGCGCGAAAGACGACGTTCCATTGTTCACCCATCGCCACGATGGGCCGGAACATCATATCGGCAAATTGTGCGAAGAGGATGACGCTGCCAAGCGTCGCCGCGCCTTCGAACACATGCTGCCCGCCGAACCAGATGATGGCCGCCATGGCGAGAAAGGCCATGCTGTCCATCGCCGGGCCATAATAGCTTTCGATCCGGACGGCGAGATTTTCCTGTTCGCGGTTTTCCTCATTGATGCCGGTATAGCGCTGAAAGTTGATCTCCTCGCGGCCATATAGTTGCACCACTTCGATACCCGACAGGTTTTCCTGCAGGTTCTCGTTGAGGCGCGACATGGTGGAGCGGATGCCGCGATAGACCTGCCGCGAGACGATACGGAAGGCCCATGTAGCAAGCGCGGCGAGCGGCAGCAGCAGCATCAACTCGAATGTCAGCGTGGGGTTGAGTGCCAGCATGATCGAAACGGCGACAAAGAACGGCACGAATTCACCAAGCAGCACGCCAAATCCCGCCAGCAGCTCGAACAGCGTTTCGATGTCGTTGGTAAGGCGCGTCATGACGCGGCCGACGGCGACGCGGTCATAGAAACTTGAAGGACGCGTTTCGAGATGCGCGAAGAGGTCGCGCCTCAGGTCGCGCAATCCATTGAGTACGGTGCGCGCCAGCATGACGCGGAAGCCGTGTCCGAATGCCGCCCAGAGAACCGTCCACACGCCATAGAGAATGCAGGCGGCAACGATCGGATGAAGGTCGAGGAGACTGGAAAGAAAAGCGTTGAGGGCCTTCTGACCGAAATCCGGCGCACCGGCGTCGGAAGTCGGCAGCAGAATGCCGTCGACAACCACGCGGCTAACCACGACAGGGGCAAGCACAGCCGCGCTCGCTGCCAGCAGAACGAAGACGAGCGCGATCAGCCCCTGCCTTCGATATGGCCGCATCCAGCGCATGAGCCGGACGATCAGCCCGAAATCGAAGCCGCGCGTCTCCATCTCGTCGTCGAAGATGGTGTAGTCGCGTGTTTTCTTTTCCGGCCGCGCGTCGCTCATGCCTCGCCTCCCGTCGTTTCGGTCAGCGTCTGCACGAGTTCGTCGCGGCGGCCCTGCTGGCGCTCAAGCGTGGCATAAAGCCCGCCTTTCGCAATTAGCTCATGATGCGTGCCGATTTCGGCGACGCGCCCCTCATCGAGCACGATGATGCGGTCCGCATGCCGTGCTGTCGAAACGCGGTGCGATACCATCAGCGTGGTGCGCCCCTGCCGCAGCGTCTTGAGCCGTGAGAGGATGAATTCCTCCGTTTCCGTGTCGACGGAGGAGAAGCAGTCATCGAGAAGCAGCACCGGCGTCTCGCGCACAAGCCCGCGCGCAAGGCTCGCGCGCTGCTTCTGCCCGCCGGAAAGCGTCACGCCGCGCTCCCCCACCATGGTTTCGAGCCGGTGAGGAAAGCGGCGGATGGTCGCTTCGAGATCGGCGCTTTCCGCCGCGCGCCACACTTCCTCCGTCGCACGGTCCGGATTGTCGTAGGAAATGTTCTGCGCAATATGCGTCGCGAAGAGGAAGGGGTCCTGCGGCACCATGGCCACCTCGCTCCGCACCTGCGATACGGGCAGCATCCGGATGTCGCGGCCGTCGAGATAGACCGTACCGGGCGGCGGATCGAGCAG
Above is a window of Parvibaculum lavamentivorans DS-1 DNA encoding:
- a CDS encoding TonB-dependent receptor plug domain-containing protein, whose protein sequence is MKKTGWGAYAALTLLAFAAMPAHAEETTELPDLLISAGVEPLPTREVASSFTIVTAEEIETFQYRDLTDALRSVPGLHVATSGPRGGQTSVFTRGANSNQTLVMINGLPINDSASPGGAANLANIPLDNVDRIEVVRGPQSALYGSQAIGGVINIITKTGAGAPVTSLRVEGGTLGTLNTHASTGGSLDGVDYFLSLSREATNGSDATPTRLRDARGEEKDGNEVGSVSGRIGAKLNENLSASAFIQYTKSETDIDDDGSDAGFVQVYQNFDSTYDSNRLIMAGDLSGSFFDNKWRPKLSAGITNQKSFLDDQPDPGGSIYLSDVDYKGKTVTVRFDNAFDIHPQHLLTAGASYTRDEYSSSGIRDLGGFIVTPVSDADTDAFAVYASDHMTFGERFFATVSTRYDMPEDMEDRFTFTIAPGYYHPETDTRLTFSYGTGFKTPSLYQRYGQEINAFFGTITQYTGNPDLKPEKSKAWEVGVEQGFLEGRGLAGVTWFDSEVEDAISIEFDLVGNSSAVNVDKFDAKGIETFIQFKPSPEVTARIDYTLTIFKADPFVTTMTRRPRHLIGFTGSWEPVAGTVLSTNVQWVDIYRDIPRDSFGFFLDPGPYTVVNIAGSHKLTDNVTLTARVNNLLDTRYEPVNGLEAAGIEALAGVVFTF
- a CDS encoding flavin-containing monooxygenase; translated protein: MAREASASAQAGGEEFDAVVVGAGFAGMYMLHRLRDLGLTARVFEAGDGVGGTWYWNRYPGARCDVESLEYQYGFSDEIQRGWTWTERYAAQPEILRYQNYVADKLDLRRDIRFETRVTSAIYDERAGLWTAETDRGDRVSARFCIMATGCLSAARVPDFPGLAEYEGAWYHTGDWPHDGVDFTGKRVGVVGTGSSGIQSIPLIAEQASHLTVFQRTANFTLPAGNRPLAKEEVEKSKETLLQDRAHARTTAGGIICFEYNEALAADMTPEDRFRELDSRWHKGGFAFLGAYADLMATHEANDIAADYARAEMRKVIKDPKIVDILLPDDHPVGVKRLCLDTHYLETFNEPHVDIVDVRAAPIERITPKGIVSGGKEYELDCIVFATGFDAMTGALNSIDIAGRGGIRLRDKWAAGPRTYLGLGSAGFPNLFFITGPGSPSVLSNMIVSIEQHVEWIGDCIRKLTAGNIRSIEPRPDAEDLWVEHVNELANETLYPQANSWYMGANIPGKPRVFMPYTGGVGVYGEKLAEVAAADYEGFALGS
- a CDS encoding osmoprotectant NAGGN system M42 family peptidase gives rise to the protein MKNLSIDSNYMCDVMERMLETPSPSGMTDMIVGLVCEELEKFGINFELTRRGAIRADLEGGLHSPDRAIIGHLDTLGAMVKGYRANGRLEVVPIGTWSARFAEGARCTIYADGGARYRGSILPLKASGHTFNEEIDTQPASWSNLELRIDARTGSEAETRALGIHVGDTISIDPETEFSDTGFVTSRHLDDKAGVASMLAAAKAVTQSEVTLPIDCHLLFTISEEVGVGSSHVLHGDVAEMVSIDNGTVAPGQYTSEYGVTVAMQDSSGPFDWHLTRSLLGLCEQHDIEHARDVFRYYRSDAAAALEAGNDIRTALLCFGLDASHGYERVHLSSLEALSRLLVLYMQSKPLFRRDREALGPLDDLPTGEPN
- the ngg gene encoding N-acetylglutaminylglutamine synthetase encodes the protein MTNSRDPASLSLRQWDAGGTGSELTRASVALDCGWGRLLFGQTFSGPRELAETLLAESEGKRDIAFYVREPHVMLSLEPQALFLDPSHTYRLALEEEVDRDPPLGFSIRSAWPEDLPDINRVYSGRGMVPIEKGFLDKLSPDSPHLVLVAEDTATPGHVVGVVMGVDHRRAFEDPEAGSSLWALAVDVQAAWPGVGAALTTELAELLRRQGCRFMDLSVMHDNGSAIHLYEKLGFERVPVFCVKTRNAINQSLYIGPPPGHELNIYARVIIDEARRRGVAVDVEDEKAGLFTLTLGSRSISCRESLSDLTSAVAMSRCDDKALTRRLLQRTGIDVPDQVLAGSSEINQDFLEKHKRIVAKPARGEQGRGVFVDLRSMEAVERAVEIAREQCDQVILEEFVEGEDLRIIVIDSAVVAAALRRPAEVIGDGHHSISTLIEKQSRRRAAATGGEGSIPVDAETERCIADAGYTCDDILPEGMRLAVRKTANLHTGGTIHDVTPQLHPALGEAAILAARTLSMPVVGFDFMVEAPNRPFYRVIEANERPGLANHGPAPTVERFVDFLFPETRYDKP
- a CDS encoding N-acetylglutaminylglutamine amidotransferase produces the protein MCGFSGEIRFDGVQADARAVMTMCDVLAPRGPDGSGLAASGNVAMGHRRLKIIDLSERGSQPMTDPALGLTLVFNGCIYNYRELREKLEAKGYSFHSASDTEVVLKAWHAWRADAPTHMNGMFAFAVHERDSGRTALARDRLGIKPLYLSLSGKRLRFASTLPAILAAGDVDTSIDPQALQAYMTWHAVVPPPLTMLKGIRKLPPATVAIFEADGSRRDTVYWSLGYERSREDAMRSEGDWAEMLHASLIAAVDRRMIADVPVGVLLSGGVDSSLIVGLLAEAGQQSLNTFSIGFEAANGELGDEFKYSDIVAKHFGTEHHKIFVPSSELLDALPRTIGSMSEPMVSYDNVGFFLLSQEVAKHVKVVQSGQGADEVFAGYHWYPKLANSDAPASDYAAAFFDRDFDEYRRTVQPQYHDGHFVEEFIEDQFSRLGAEHAVDKALRLDTTIMLADDPVKRVDNMTMAWGLEARVPFLDHELVELAARIPAQHKLADGGKGILKTVARKVIPADVIDRPKGYFPVPALKYLDGPYLAMVRDALSTDAAKQRGLFNQGYLEELFANPSEHITPLRGSKLWQIGLLELWLQSHSV
- a CDS encoding ABC transporter ATP-binding protein is translated as MSDARPEKKTRDYTIFDDEMETRGFDFGLIVRLMRWMRPYRRQGLIALVFVLLAASAAVLAPVVVSRVVVDGILLPTSDAGAPDFGQKALNAFLSSLLDLHPIVAACILYGVWTVLWAAFGHGFRVMLARTVLNGLRDLRRDLFAHLETRPSSFYDRVAVGRVMTRLTNDIETLFELLAGFGVLLGEFVPFFVAVSIMLALNPTLTFELMLLLPLAALATWAFRIVSRQVYRGIRSTMSRLNENLQENLSGIEVVQLYGREEINFQRYTGINEENREQENLAVRIESYYGPAMDSMAFLAMAAIIWFGGQHVFEGAATLGSVILFAQFADMMFRPIVAMGEQWNVVFRAMASCERIFQALDWDEALKEPEEPKPLPKDLKGQVTFNHLTFGYTPGTTILKDVSFDIKPGERIAIVGPTGSGKTSLIRLLCRFYDVPANSILIDGIDIMDVMPSEIRQRVGVVLQDFHIFSGTVYDNIALGNPAITREMAREAARLVHADPFIRTLPQGYDTMLTERGRNLSHGQRQLLAFARVLAMNPEVLVLDEATASIDTETELVIQDALSKVTQGRTSIIIAHRLQTIREADRIVVLAGGEVREIGSHDELIAIGGLYKTLYELQVQDVAGTSKNI